In the genome of Leptotrichia sp. HSP-536, the window TTCTACGGCTAGCTATCATAATTGAACTAAATACTTCTGAATTTTGTGCACATTTATGACAAACTACATTTGACACTCCTCCAGCTCCGATTACTAATGCTTTTTTTCCCATTAATTTTTGCCTCCTCAAATTTATTTAATAAAATATTTTTCTTTTCTCTTTATCATTATTATACTGTAAAATTTTTATTATGTAAATTATTTTTTTAATTTTTTTTATTAAAAGTTCAAAAAAAATTCTATATAATATTCGTTGAATTATAAATATATTTCTTAATTTAACATACTTTATACAGATAAAGAATATTGTAATTAATACAACCAGTTATAGAAAAGGCAGATGAAAAATGAAATCAGGAGACAATATATCTATTCTTGTATCATAAACATAGAAATATCCGATACAAATTTCCAAATCCAACATTAATAAATAATCAAAAAATATAAAGTTTTGAAAATGAACAGAAAAATGCAATAAATTATTTAGAAGTTAGGAAGAAATGCAGTGAAGAAAAAGTTCTTGAAAAGCATCGGATGAAAATGAATGAAAAAAATAAATTTTTTAAACTTATAAAAGAAGAGCTGGAAGATAAAAAAAATGCCAAATAAAATGGAAATATTTAACAGAATCCAGCAAAAAGTTTACTGCTTTTACAAGCTAAAGTAGCTTGCTAGATAAATATTTAGAAAAAATTAATTAAAATTAACAAAGACTGTCTCATAAGAATGATTTTGTGAAACAGTCCTTGTCATAAAAAAATGATTAGTTTTCTGACCAATATCTGTTAATCCTAAGCTTTATTTGAATAAGGCAGTAATTAACATTAAGAAGTTTTGAGAAATAGTACAGATTATCATTATTTCTTTAAGTTATTAAGTTTTTTTTAGAATTTCTTGAAATTTCGTCATCTGCTGAATCGCCAAAGATATCTCTGAAAAATCCGACTTCTAATTCTTTAGAAAATACGTTTTTTAAAATAATCATTACAATGGGTCCAATCAAAAATCCTATAACTCCAAAAATTTTGAAGCCAGAATACATTGATATTAACGTAATTAGTGGATGAACGCCTAAGTTTTGGCTTACTAGTTTTGGTTCCAGCATTTGCCTTACTGACAGGACAACCAGATAAATCATTATTAATGCGATTCCCAGTTTTATGTCTCCTAATGCAAAAGAAATTACAGCCCATGGAATTAGAATTGTACCGGCTCCTAAAATTGGCAGAGCGTCTATCGCACAGATAATAATTGACATAAGCAGTGGGTATGCTACATTAAAATGCAGAAATGATAGCAAATTCAGGCAGACTAAGAGTTCAAAGAAGCAGATTGTCATTAGAATTAGCTGGGCTTTTATGTAGGAACCAAGCACTGTAAACATATCTGTCTTTATATTGAATAATTTATCTAGCCAGGATTTTGGGAACTGCTGTTCCAAAAATGAGATAATTTTATCACGGTCAAGACTTATAAAAAAAGTTGCTAAAATTGTTATGCAAATGTATAAAATTAAAGTAGGAATCGATGTAATAAAATTTATAAGCCCTTTTATAAATACTCCAAGTTTTGCTGAACCTGAAGAAATAAATCCGTTTATAGTATCATTTATTTGTTTTGTAAAGCCTGATGGAAAATTTCCTAAATAAGAATAAATTTTTGCCATGCTGTCAGTCCATAATTTCTGAATCATTTCACTGTAACTATTTAAATTTTGTGATAATTTGTAAATTTCACTGACTAATTTTAGAGAACACCAGCCAATAATCCCAAAAAATATAATTAAAAATGCTACAATTGAAATTATTGTGGAAATTTTTTTTGAAAGCTTTAGCTTATTTTCTAAAAATCGTGTAAGCGGGCGTGTCAGTAATGAAAAAAATAAGGCTATTGTAAATGGAAATAAAAAAATTCCCAGTTTGAAAACTATAAATACAACTAGCAAAATTAAAGCGATGTATACAATAAAATATAATTTTTTAAAGTCAAAATTTTTGTAACTTGCCATAAAGTAAGTACTCCTTTTCATCAAATCTTTTATTGAAAATATTATATAATAAATAAATAAAATTGTAAATGAATAATTTTAATAAATATTTTAAAATATAATTTCAAGAAAAAAATAAAAAAAGTCATAATTTTGTCAAAAAAAAATGATATTCTATGAAATAAATGCTACAATAAAAAGC includes:
- the ytvI gene encoding sporulation integral membrane protein YtvI; its protein translation is MASYKNFDFKKLYFIVYIALILLVVFIVFKLGIFLFPFTIALFFSLLTRPLTRFLENKLKLSKKISTIISIVAFLIIFFGIIGWCSLKLVSEIYKLSQNLNSYSEMIQKLWTDSMAKIYSYLGNFPSGFTKQINDTINGFISSGSAKLGVFIKGLINFITSIPTLILYICITILATFFISLDRDKIISFLEQQFPKSWLDKLFNIKTDMFTVLGSYIKAQLILMTICFFELLVCLNLLSFLHFNVAYPLLMSIIICAIDALPILGAGTILIPWAVISFALGDIKLGIALIMIYLVVLSVRQMLEPKLVSQNLGVHPLITLISMYSGFKIFGVIGFLIGPIVMIILKNVFSKELEVGFFRDIFGDSADDEISRNSKKNLIT